A window of Deinococcus aquaedulcis contains these coding sequences:
- a CDS encoding DUF6463 family protein encodes MQRWAGRLLIAVALGHMVLALGSVLPGLRTLAPDGLLGMIGAPWGPPQPEQHAAFWSSLGSFAGVQALWGLWVLAAAREGRQPVPGSGLGLLVLTALQLILAPISGFWLNLVPALLLMAAEARVRVAPPEAAS; translated from the coding sequence ATGCAACGTTGGGCGGGACGGCTGTTGATTGCGGTGGCGCTGGGCCACATGGTGCTGGCCCTGGGGAGCGTGCTGCCGGGGCTGCGAACACTGGCGCCAGACGGTCTGCTGGGCATGATCGGTGCGCCGTGGGGCCCGCCGCAGCCGGAGCAGCACGCCGCGTTCTGGAGTTCGCTGGGCAGCTTTGCGGGCGTGCAGGCGCTCTGGGGCCTGTGGGTGCTGGCTGCGGCCCGCGAGGGAAGACAGCCGGTGCCCGGCAGCGGCCTGGGCCTGCTGGTGCTGACGGCCTTGCAGCTCATCCTGGCGCCCATCAGCGGCTTCTGGCTGAATCTGGTGCCGGCACTCCTGCTGATGGCCGCTGAGGCCCGGGTCCGGGTGGCACCCCCAGAGGCCGCGTCATGA
- a CDS encoding TetR/AcrR family transcriptional regulator produces the protein MTSPRPDTPSRRERHKQDKRSRIQAAALTLFTAQGYEATTIRQIAAEADVAAGTVFRYATDKADLLLMVFHDVIAQTIEEALAPERLTGPLSQVLPGLFDPFFAFYEARPALASDFLRLVLFHDSPWRARELEQGHAFVAQLAGLLRARQLAGEVTADLDPQTAAFALFSLYQACLVGWLSGGVTLANTRAQLAALLALQLRALQAGAAAGGPA, from the coding sequence ATGACCTCCCCACGCCCCGACACCCCCAGCCGCCGCGAGCGCCACAAGCAGGACAAGCGTTCACGCATCCAGGCCGCCGCCCTGACCCTGTTCACCGCGCAGGGGTACGAGGCCACCACCATCCGGCAGATTGCCGCCGAGGCAGATGTGGCGGCCGGCACTGTCTTCCGCTACGCCACCGACAAGGCCGATCTGCTGCTGATGGTTTTTCATGACGTGATTGCCCAGACCATCGAGGAGGCCCTCGCCCCGGAGCGGCTGACCGGGCCGCTGTCACAGGTGCTGCCCGGCCTGTTCGACCCCTTCTTTGCCTTTTACGAGGCGCGGCCGGCACTGGCCAGCGATTTTCTGCGCTTGGTGCTGTTTCATGACAGCCCCTGGCGCGCGCGCGAACTGGAACAGGGCCACGCCTTCGTGGCCCAGCTGGCGGGCCTGCTGCGGGCCCGCCAGCTGGCCGGCGAGGTGACCGCCGACCTGGACCCGCAGACCGCTGCCTTTGCCCTCTTTTCGCTGTATCAGGCGTGTCTGGTGGGGTGGCTGTCGGGCGGGGTCACGTTGGCGAACACCCGCGCGCAACTGGCGGCGCTGCTGGCCCTGCAGTTGCGTGCCCTGCAGGCCGGCGCGGCGGCCGGGGGCCCGGCATGA
- a CDS encoding FAD-dependent monooxygenase, which yields MTAPVLIVGAGIGGLALAQALTRQGVPVRVIEKAEALRPVGAGLILAGNALRVLDRLGLGEAVRAAGHPLSGAQLTTAAGRPLQTLSYAASGGAVGLHRAALQGILSQGLEAQLLMGTTLRALHPQRAGVEVTLSDGTVQRCRAVVGADGLHSSVRALLFGAVVPRYAGYTSWRFVVPRPGPAQATELWGLGCRLGLVPIGPAQTYGYLTVNAPEQPPQGAKPPGTVAEVLAHAAPFGGPVPGVLAGLGADTPVIRTDIHEIRLRRWSQGSVTLLGDAAHAMTPNLGQGAAMALEDAWVLSQQMLTANDVPAALARYEALRRPRVEAVQRQSRLVGQAGQLEDSALRALRDLAMRLTPAAAAQRSSQGLFSVNLDG from the coding sequence ATGACGGCCCCGGTGCTCATCGTGGGCGCAGGTATTGGCGGGCTGGCGCTGGCCCAGGCGCTGACCCGTCAAGGCGTGCCCGTCCGGGTGATCGAGAAGGCAGAGGCTCTGCGGCCCGTGGGCGCAGGCCTGATTCTGGCCGGCAACGCGCTGCGGGTGCTGGACCGGCTGGGACTGGGCGAGGCCGTGCGCGCCGCCGGGCACCCGCTCAGCGGCGCCCAGCTGACCACTGCTGCGGGGCGGCCACTACAGACCCTGTCCTACGCGGCGTCCGGCGGGGCGGTGGGGCTGCACCGCGCGGCGCTGCAGGGCATCCTCAGCCAGGGGCTGGAGGCGCAATTGCTCATGGGGACCACCCTGCGCGCGCTGCATCCGCAGCGGGCGGGCGTGGAGGTCACCCTCAGCGACGGCACGGTTCAGCGGTGCCGCGCCGTGGTCGGGGCCGACGGCCTGCACTCCTCGGTGCGGGCGCTCCTGTTCGGGGCCGTGGTGCCGCGCTACGCGGGGTACACCAGCTGGCGCTTTGTGGTGCCCCGCCCGGGCCCGGCCCAGGCCACCGAACTGTGGGGCCTGGGCTGCCGCCTGGGGCTGGTGCCGATTGGGCCGGCCCAGACCTACGGCTACCTGACCGTCAACGCCCCAGAGCAGCCCCCCCAGGGCGCGAAACCGCCTGGGACCGTGGCCGAAGTGCTGGCCCACGCGGCCCCCTTCGGTGGTCCAGTCCCTGGCGTGCTGGCGGGCCTTGGGGCCGATACCCCGGTGATCCGCACCGACATTCACGAGATTCGCCTGCGCCGCTGGAGCCAGGGCTCTGTGACGCTGCTGGGTGACGCCGCGCACGCCATGACCCCGAATCTGGGGCAGGGGGCGGCCATGGCGCTGGAAGACGCCTGGGTGCTGAGCCAGCAGATGCTGACCGCCAATGACGTGCCGGCGGCCCTGGCCCGCTACGAGGCCCTGCGGCGGCCCCGGGTGGAGGCGGTGCAGCGCCAGTCGCGGCTGGTGGGGCAGGCCGGGCAGCTGGAAGACAGCGCGCTGCGCGCCCTGCGGGATCTGGCCATGCGCCTCACTCCTGCCGCCGCCGCGCAGCGCTCCAGCCAAGGGTTGTTCAGCGTCAATCTGGACGGCTGA
- the pyrF gene encoding orotidine-5'-phosphate decarboxylase encodes MTFAQAVTDRTRRLATRLCVGLDPRLEAYRDLDHLRAHTLDVLEATAPYAACIKPQLAFYEAVGLAGLTVLHEVCAAARTLGLPVLLDGKRGDIGSTAQAYAQGWLAGDHAGSALTVNPFLGFETLTPFVETARAHGGAVFVLVKTSNPGQADLQGHGISERVADEVTRLNAQEDGEYASVGAVVGATHPQDLAAYRARLPRALLLLPGLGAQGAGAAELAPAFDAGGTGALASASRGVQYAQGLEVAASVAAAQDFRDELNRALA; translated from the coding sequence ATGACCTTCGCGCAGGCCGTGACCGACCGCACCCGCCGCCTTGCCACCCGCCTGTGCGTGGGCCTGGACCCCCGCCTGGAGGCCTACCGCGATCTGGACCACCTGCGCGCCCACACGCTGGACGTGCTGGAGGCCACCGCGCCCTACGCCGCGTGCATCAAGCCGCAGCTGGCCTTTTACGAGGCGGTGGGGCTGGCCGGGCTGACAGTGCTGCACGAGGTCTGCGCCGCTGCGCGCACGCTGGGGCTGCCGGTGCTGCTGGACGGCAAACGGGGCGACATTGGCTCCACCGCCCAGGCCTACGCCCAGGGCTGGCTGGCTGGGGACCACGCGGGCTCGGCGCTGACGGTCAATCCTTTTCTGGGCTTTGAAACACTGACGCCCTTTGTGGAGACCGCCCGCGCCCACGGCGGCGCGGTGTTCGTGCTGGTGAAAACCAGCAACCCCGGGCAGGCCGACCTGCAGGGCCACGGGATCAGCGAGCGCGTGGCCGATGAAGTGACGCGCCTGAATGCCCAGGAGGACGGCGAGTATGCCAGCGTGGGGGCAGTGGTGGGGGCCACCCATCCGCAGGATCTGGCCGCCTACCGGGCCCGCCTGCCCCGGGCGCTGCTGCTGCTGCCCGGGTTGGGGGCGCAGGGGGCAGGCGCGGCAGAGCTGGCCCCGGCCTTCGATGCCGGCGGCACCGGGGCGCTGGCGAGTGCCAGCCGGGGGGTGCAGTACGCCCAGGGGCTGGAGGTGGCGGCAAGTGTGGCGGCGGCCCAGGACTTCCGCGACGAGCTGAACCGCGCCCTGGCCTGA
- a CDS encoding putative bifunctional diguanylate cyclase/phosphodiesterase: MPPRRFALLSFLWSGGWSAVWLAALFTALYLGLQATSLHFQGVPGLSAWYLPAGLILAFLTICGLRFAPWVLVTVTLGGLLLSPHPPDTVAALITVGAYVVGAALLRRSAGWRTGLVGLRDVARFATAALLASGLAALGTVSSLKLAGHLPALPWSTAILNWWVGDLVGIMALTPPLLLLRRARAGAGASDGPMQGARAAVLGLQLLAIPATLLLVFGLAAAHDLQVLYLCFLPLLWLALHQGLPLATFGNLLMSVGITLMAWATSAPVKQRLDMQLLMTTLALTTLVLATLSTERRRQRQRLAHLALHDALTGLPNRRAFLDRLGEWLHAQQTGGGAVLVLFLDIDRLKWVNDTLGHAAGDTYLQVMAERLRACLPPQGLAARLGGDEFALALPVQTQAEETEWAQRVLAGVQGPLQVAGYEITPAVSMGASSAPRDGTEVAAVLQRADEAMYHAKRTGQGLHHFVSAAPAGQYTALQYEHDLRQALLQGGQLELHYQPQFELPSMTISGFEALVRWRHPEQGLIPPGAFLPVAERTGLIVPLGRWVMREACAQLQRWSAQSGRPLRMAVNVSAAQLHPPLVDEVRAVLGSSDLAPGQLELELTESTLLVDPIRAARVLAEIGELGVRMALDDFGTGYSSLSHLNVFPVNTLKIDRSFVQALQGCPPDRSVVRGVVALGHALGISVLAEGAETPQQVEWVSALGCDAVQGYAVGRPVPPAQAAAFLNGAVGEPR, encoded by the coding sequence GTGCCGCCGCGTCGTTTTGCTCTGCTCTCATTCCTGTGGTCTGGTGGCTGGTCTGCCGTGTGGCTGGCGGCGCTGTTCACGGCGCTGTACCTGGGGTTGCAGGCCACCTCCCTGCACTTTCAGGGGGTGCCCGGGCTCTCGGCGTGGTACCTGCCCGCCGGCTTGATCCTGGCCTTCCTGACCATCTGCGGCCTGCGTTTTGCGCCGTGGGTGTTGGTGACGGTAACGCTGGGCGGCCTGCTGCTCTCGCCGCACCCGCCGGACACGGTGGCCGCGCTGATCACGGTGGGGGCCTACGTGGTGGGGGCCGCCCTGCTGCGGCGCAGCGCCGGCTGGCGCACCGGGCTGGTGGGGCTGCGCGATGTGGCCCGCTTTGCCACGGCGGCCCTTCTCGCCTCGGGGCTGGCGGCCCTGGGCACGGTGTCGTCCCTGAAGCTGGCGGGCCACTTGCCCGCCCTGCCCTGGTCCACGGCCATTCTGAACTGGTGGGTGGGCGATCTGGTGGGCATCATGGCCCTGACCCCGCCGCTGCTGTTGCTGCGCCGCGCCCGGGCCGGCGCGGGGGCGTCAGACGGGCCGATGCAGGGGGCCCGGGCCGCTGTGCTGGGGCTGCAACTGCTGGCCATTCCTGCCACGCTGCTGCTGGTGTTCGGGCTGGCAGCGGCCCACGACCTGCAGGTGCTGTACCTGTGTTTTCTGCCGCTGCTGTGGCTGGCGCTGCACCAGGGGCTGCCCCTGGCCACCTTTGGCAATCTCCTGATGAGCGTGGGCATCACCCTGATGGCCTGGGCCACCAGCGCGCCGGTGAAGCAGCGCCTGGATATGCAACTGCTGATGACCACCCTGGCCCTGACCACGCTGGTGCTGGCCACCCTCAGCACCGAGCGGCGGCGCCAGCGCCAGCGGCTGGCGCACCTCGCGCTGCACGACGCCCTGACGGGTCTGCCCAACCGCCGCGCCTTTCTGGACCGTCTAGGTGAGTGGCTGCATGCCCAGCAGACGGGCGGGGGCGCCGTGCTGGTGCTGTTTCTGGACATTGACCGCCTGAAGTGGGTGAACGACACCCTGGGGCATGCGGCGGGCGACACTTACCTGCAGGTGATGGCCGAGCGCCTGCGGGCCTGCCTGCCGCCCCAGGGGCTGGCGGCCCGCCTGGGCGGCGACGAGTTTGCCCTGGCCCTGCCGGTGCAGACCCAGGCCGAGGAAACCGAATGGGCCCAGCGCGTGCTGGCCGGCGTGCAGGGGCCCCTGCAGGTGGCCGGCTACGAGATTACGCCCGCCGTGAGTATGGGGGCCAGCAGCGCGCCGCGCGACGGCACCGAGGTCGCGGCCGTGCTGCAGCGCGCTGATGAAGCCATGTACCACGCCAAACGCACCGGGCAGGGCCTGCACCATTTCGTGTCGGCGGCGCCCGCCGGCCAGTACACGGCGCTGCAGTACGAGCACGATCTGCGCCAGGCCCTGCTGCAGGGCGGGCAGCTGGAACTGCATTACCAGCCGCAGTTCGAGTTGCCGTCCATGACCATCAGTGGGTTCGAGGCGCTGGTGCGCTGGCGGCACCCCGAACAGGGCCTGATTCCGCCGGGCGCCTTTTTGCCGGTGGCCGAGCGCACGGGCCTGATCGTTCCGCTGGGCCGCTGGGTGATGCGCGAAGCCTGCGCGCAGCTGCAGCGCTGGAGCGCGCAGTCGGGGCGGCCCCTGCGCATGGCGGTGAATGTCTCGGCCGCGCAGTTGCACCCGCCGCTGGTGGACGAGGTGCGGGCCGTCCTGGGCAGCAGTGATCTGGCGCCTGGGCAGCTGGAACTGGAACTCACCGAGAGCACCCTGCTGGTGGACCCGATTCGGGCCGCGCGCGTGCTGGCCGAGATTGGCGAGCTGGGCGTGCGCATGGCACTGGATGATTTCGGCACCGGCTATTCCAGCCTCAGCCACCTGAACGTGTTTCCGGTGAACACCCTGAAGATTGACCGCTCCTTTGTGCAGGCGCTGCAGGGCTGTCCGCCTGACCGCAGCGTCGTGCGCGGCGTGGTGGCGCTGGGGCATGCCCTGGGCATCTCGGTGCTGGCCGAGGGTGCCGAAACCCCGCAGCAGGTGGAGTGGGTTTCGGCGCTGGGTTGCGACGCGGTTCAGGGCTACGCCGTAGGCCGTCCGGTGCCGCCGGCACAGGCAGCAGCGTTCCTGAATGGGGCAGTGGGGGAGCCCCGGTAA
- a CDS encoding DUF1028 domain-containing protein, which yields MTFSIVGRDPLTGDLGVAVASKFLAVGALVPFVQGGVGAVATQSYVNPTFGPEGLRRLSAGLSPQQVSAQFQAEDPGIGQRQFGLVSASGHSATFTGPGCHDWAGGFAGPDVAIQGNILTGEEVVTAMREAWEAGTGLPLPRRLLAALDAGDRAGGDRRGRQSAALLCAGPGRGYGGLTDDWVNLRADDHEAPCAELARLLDLHDLLFTRPAQTRPFTAAELDWLRALLRRQGYAQALPDGAWDAQTEAAAWALYGTENLEERWVAGGEVDPVALAYLQGRYPG from the coding sequence ATGACCTTTTCCATCGTGGGGCGCGATCCGCTCACAGGTGACCTGGGCGTGGCGGTGGCCAGCAAATTCCTGGCGGTGGGGGCGCTGGTGCCCTTTGTGCAGGGCGGCGTGGGCGCGGTGGCCACCCAGAGTTACGTGAATCCCACCTTTGGCCCCGAAGGGTTGCGGCGCCTGTCGGCGGGCCTAAGCCCCCAGCAGGTGTCGGCGCAGTTTCAGGCCGAGGACCCCGGCATCGGGCAGCGGCAGTTTGGGCTGGTGTCGGCCTCGGGGCACAGCGCCACCTTCACCGGGCCAGGGTGCCACGACTGGGCTGGTGGCTTCGCCGGGCCCGATGTGGCGATCCAGGGCAACATCCTGACGGGCGAAGAGGTGGTGACGGCCATGCGCGAGGCCTGGGAAGCGGGCACCGGGCTGCCCCTGCCCCGGCGCCTGCTTGCGGCCCTGGACGCAGGAGACCGGGCGGGCGGGGACCGGCGCGGGCGGCAATCGGCGGCGCTGCTGTGTGCGGGCCCGGGGCGAGGCTACGGCGGCCTCACCGACGACTGGGTGAACCTGCGCGCCGACGACCACGAGGCGCCCTGCGCTGAGCTGGCGCGGCTGCTGGACCTGCACGACCTGTTGTTCACCCGCCCCGCGCAGACGCGCCCCTTCACGGCGGCCGAACTGGACTGGCTGCGCGCCCTGCTGCGGCGCCAGGGCTACGCCCAGGCCCTGCCGGACGGCGCCTGGGACGCGCAGACCGAGGCGGCGGCCTGGGCCCTGTACGGCACCGAGAACCTGGAAGAGCGCTGGGTGGCGGGCGGCGAGGTGGACCCGGTGGCCCTGGCGTACCTGCAGGGCCGCTACCCGGGGTAG
- a CDS encoding Rrf2 family transcriptional regulator has protein sequence MRLSATDVYAFQALGFLGAQLPERWVSSEEISEATGVHRPYLVRILAALSAKGVVKSKKGIGGGYALARKPQLISLCEVVRAIDGPVAPLSCISLNWHEPCVEEARCHVRNTVYTRMRDAMLGVLQEFSVQDLVTDARQGVSYGHCLGHLLKPNA, from the coding sequence ATGCGGCTGTCCGCCACCGATGTTTACGCCTTTCAGGCGCTGGGATTCCTGGGCGCCCAGCTCCCCGAACGCTGGGTGTCCAGCGAGGAGATCAGCGAGGCCACGGGCGTGCACCGGCCCTATCTGGTGCGCATTCTGGCGGCCCTGAGCGCCAAGGGCGTGGTGAAGAGCAAAAAGGGCATCGGCGGCGGCTACGCACTGGCGCGTAAGCCCCAGCTGATCAGCCTGTGCGAGGTCGTGCGCGCCATTGACGGCCCGGTGGCGCCGCTGTCGTGCATCAGCCTCAACTGGCACGAACCCTGTGTGGAAGAGGCCCGCTGCCACGTGCGCAACACCGTGTACACCCGCATGCGCGACGCCATGCTGGGCGTGCTGCAGGAATTCAGCGTGCAGGACCTCGTGACCGATGCCCGCCAGGGCGTGAGTTACGGCCACTGCCTGGGCCACCTGCTCAAACCCAACGCGTAA
- a CDS encoding alanyl-tRNA editing protein: MTRPLYHDSTLFTFAAQVAQVQGSEVALDATALYPEAGGQAADTGTLRWPGGEARVLGGRKDKATGLIWHPLAGDLPPLGAAVQGEVDQARRWRHMQRHSGEHLLAQAFLRVNPAFTVAAVNMAGPECTLDLHGDPAERHIRAAETLLRETLGRTELTLETPVVPEGDLNRYPLRRETAVRGEVRLVIFRDAQGQPFDVSACGGTHVPRASMAAPVAVLRHERIKGGVTRVTFMAGEEASASLGGVYAQARALAQGFSVPVERLPERVQALREQAGALQAELDALHAAQARTLRDAAPAEPRGDVTLRVVGLPSPAGLPAALGDLPPGHVVLATTPEGRCGVGSAAPGVDASALLRAALAVAGGKGGGRADLAQGSTPDPAAFLDAARALLPG, encoded by the coding sequence ATGACCCGCCCCCTCTACCACGACAGCACGCTGTTCACGTTCGCGGCCCAGGTGGCGCAGGTGCAGGGATCAGAGGTGGCCCTGGACGCCACTGCCCTCTACCCCGAAGCCGGCGGGCAGGCGGCCGATACCGGCACCCTGCGCTGGCCCGGGGGCGAGGCCCGGGTGCTGGGGGGCCGCAAGGACAAGGCCACCGGGCTGATCTGGCACCCCCTGGCCGGTGACCTGCCGCCCCTCGGCGCGGCCGTGCAGGGCGAGGTGGACCAGGCCCGGCGCTGGCGGCACATGCAGCGCCACAGTGGCGAGCACCTGCTGGCCCAGGCATTCTTGCGGGTGAACCCGGCCTTTACGGTGGCGGCTGTGAACATGGCGGGCCCCGAATGCACCCTGGACCTGCACGGCGACCCAGCCGAGCGCCACATCCGCGCCGCCGAGACCCTGCTGCGCGAAACCCTGGGCCGCACCGAACTGACCCTGGAAACGCCCGTGGTGCCCGAGGGTGACCTGAACCGCTACCCCCTGCGCCGCGAGACGGCGGTGCGCGGCGAGGTGCGCCTCGTGATTTTCCGCGACGCCCAGGGCCAGCCCTTTGACGTGAGCGCCTGCGGCGGCACCCACGTGCCCCGCGCCAGCATGGCGGCCCCCGTGGCCGTGCTGCGCCACGAGCGCATCAAGGGCGGCGTGACCCGCGTGACCTTCATGGCGGGCGAAGAAGCCAGCGCCTCTCTGGGGGGCGTGTACGCCCAGGCCCGCGCGCTGGCCCAGGGCTTCAGCGTGCCGGTGGAGCGCCTGCCAGAGCGCGTGCAGGCCCTGCGCGAACAGGCGGGGGCGCTGCAGGCCGAACTGGACGCCCTGCACGCCGCCCAGGCCCGCACCCTGCGCGACGCGGCGCCAGCGGAACCCCGTGGCGACGTGACCCTTCGCGTGGTGGGCCTGCCCAGCCCGGCGGGTCTGCCAGCGGCCCTGGGCGACCTGCCCCCCGGCCACGTGGTGCTGGCGACCACCCCGGAAGGTCGCTGCGGCGTGGGCAGCGCCGCGCCTGGCGTAGACGCCTCGGCGTTGCTGCGCGCGGCGCTGGCGGTGGCCGGGGGCAAGGGCGGCGGCCGGGCCGATCTGGCGCAGGGCAGCACGCCGGACCCGGCGGCCTTTCTGGACGCGGCGCGCGCCCTCCTGCCCGGCTGA
- the deoD gene encoding purine-nucleoside phosphorylase yields the protein MSLHLNAEPGQIAETVLLPGDPLRAKHIAETFFENPVLHNTVRGMHGYTGTYKGKRVSVQGTGMGIASSMIYVHELITGYGCKQLIRVGTAGSYQEHVHVRDIVLAQAACTDSNINNIRFGHKNFAPIADFELLLRAYQIARERGHATHVGNIMSSDTFYQDQFEQYQQWAQFGVLAVEMEAAGLYTLAAKHGVKALTVLTISDHLVTHEETTAEERQLTFNAMIEVALDAALGE from the coding sequence ATGAGTCTTCACCTGAACGCCGAACCCGGCCAGATTGCCGAAACCGTCCTGCTGCCGGGCGACCCCCTGCGCGCCAAGCACATTGCCGAAACCTTTTTCGAGAACCCTGTGCTGCACAACACCGTGCGCGGCATGCACGGTTACACCGGCACCTACAAGGGCAAGCGCGTCTCTGTGCAGGGCACGGGCATGGGCATTGCCTCCAGCATGATCTACGTGCACGAACTGATTACCGGTTACGGCTGCAAGCAGCTGATCCGCGTGGGCACGGCCGGAAGCTACCAGGAGCATGTGCATGTGCGCGACATCGTACTGGCGCAGGCGGCCTGCACCGACAGCAACATCAACAACATCCGCTTTGGGCACAAGAACTTCGCGCCCATCGCCGACTTTGAACTGCTGCTGCGCGCCTACCAGATTGCCCGCGAACGCGGCCACGCCACCCACGTGGGCAACATCATGAGCAGCGACACCTTCTACCAGGACCAGTTCGAGCAGTACCAGCAGTGGGCGCAGTTCGGTGTGCTGGCCGTGGAGATGGAAGCGGCGGGCCTGTACACCCTGGCCGCCAAGCACGGCGTGAAGGCTCTGACGGTGCTCACCATCAGCGACCACCTCGTCACCCACGAGGAAACCACCGCCGAGGAACGCCAGCTCACCTTCAACGCCATGATTGAAGTCGCGCTGGACGCCGCGCTGGGCGAGTAA
- a CDS encoding RsmB/NOP family class I SAM-dependent RNA methyltransferase has protein sequence MTHTPPALRDRPGPYNPARELAVRVLVRVLGGEAFAAPALDAALQQARLPGRDAGLATHIVYGTLRRIFSLQAALSPLLRGPTHPKTRALLLAGAFEKLYLGTPAHAVVSDYVNLARAARLAPPGLVNAVLRRVTLDGVPVGPQAEVPTWLAELYRRAYGEATERVLADLLEPQPLWLSLSDEGVRALETEGSVVEGGPQGVDRVSLERPLRQTAAYSRGQAQPINPASLACVDALGDMSGARVLDLAGGAGVKAAMLATRGAKVTSVDLVGAKHEAARANLRRLGLKADFLTHDLTQPLAVAPAPFVLLDAPCTGSGTLRSHPEIKLRLTPDAVEEMAHLQGQMLPNAAALVAPGGTLVYSVCSVTPQEGPEVVARFLEAQPAFAAESVPSLEVPHVPAGPGILTVPEGGIDGFFIARLRRQA, from the coding sequence ATGACCCACACGCCCCCTGCCCTTCGTGATCGTCCCGGCCCCTACAATCCGGCCCGGGAATTGGCGGTGCGCGTGCTGGTACGGGTGCTGGGCGGCGAAGCCTTTGCGGCGCCCGCGCTGGACGCCGCGCTGCAACAGGCCCGGTTGCCGGGGCGCGACGCAGGACTGGCCACCCATATCGTGTACGGCACCCTGCGGCGAATTTTCAGCCTGCAGGCGGCCCTGTCGCCGCTGCTGCGCGGCCCCACGCACCCCAAGACACGCGCCCTGCTTCTGGCCGGCGCCTTTGAAAAGCTGTATCTGGGCACCCCGGCGCACGCGGTGGTCAGTGACTACGTGAATCTGGCGCGCGCGGCGCGGCTGGCGCCGCCCGGGCTGGTGAACGCCGTGCTGCGCCGCGTGACCCTGGACGGCGTACCCGTGGGCCCCCAGGCCGAGGTGCCCACGTGGCTGGCCGAGCTGTACCGCCGCGCCTACGGTGAAGCCACCGAGCGGGTGCTGGCCGACCTGCTGGAACCGCAGCCCCTGTGGCTGAGCCTCTCGGATGAAGGGGTGCGGGCCCTGGAAACCGAAGGCAGCGTAGTGGAGGGTGGCCCCCAGGGCGTGGACCGGGTGAGCCTGGAGCGCCCCCTGCGCCAGACGGCCGCCTACAGCCGGGGGCAGGCCCAGCCCATCAACCCTGCCAGCCTGGCGTGCGTGGACGCCCTGGGCGACATGTCCGGCGCGCGGGTGCTGGACCTGGCCGGGGGCGCGGGCGTGAAGGCCGCCATGCTGGCAACACGCGGCGCGAAGGTGACCAGCGTGGACCTCGTGGGGGCCAAACATGAGGCCGCCCGCGCCAACCTGCGCCGCCTGGGCTTGAAGGCCGACTTTCTGACCCACGACCTGACCCAGCCGCTGGCGGTGGCCCCCGCGCCCTTTGTGCTGCTGGACGCCCCCTGCACCGGCAGCGGCACCCTGCGCAGTCACCCGGAAATCAAACTGCGTCTGACCCCGGACGCCGTGGAAGAGATGGCGCACCTCCAGGGCCAGATGCTGCCCAACGCCGCCGCCCTGGTGGCGCCGGGCGGCACGCTGGTGTATTCGGTGTGCAGCGTGACCCCGCAGGAGGGGCCAGAGGTGGTGGCCCGCTTTCTGGAGGCGCAGCCCGCGTTTGCGGCGGAATCCGTGCCGAGCCTGGAGGTGCCCCATGTCCCCGCCGGCCCTGGCATCCTGACCGTGCCGGAAGGGGGCATTGACGGCTTTTTCATTGCCCGGCTGCGGCGGCAGGCGTAG